AGGTAGCCGTTGCGGTCAAACACCACCGCTTCAATGCCGCGTTCCTTGGCCCTCTGCGCCACCTCGCGCCCAACGCGCGTCGCGGACGCCTTGTCAAGCTTGAGCGCCTCGCCATCCTTGCACAGGGCCAGGGTGGAGGCGCTGGCCAGCGTCTGCCCGGCGATATCGTCCACAACCTGGGCATAGATATGCCGGTTGGAGCGATAGACCACGAGCCTGGGACGCTCGGGAACGCCGGAAATCTTTTTGCGGATGCGCACCGTGCGGCGCTTGCGTGCTTGTTCCTTGGTGAGTTTCATATGCGACCCTATTTCTTGCCGCCGGATTTGCCGGCCTTGCGACGAATCGTCTCGGTTTCGTACTTGATGCCCTTGCCCTTGAAGGGTTCAGGCGGACGCACGCGACGGATGCGGGCCGCAGTTTCGCCCACAAGCTGCTTGTCGATCCCGGCCAGGGTCAGCTTGTTGCCTTCCACCTTGGCCTCGATCCCCTGGGGCAGCTTGAACTCCACCTGGTGGGAAAAGCCGACACTGAGCGAAACCGTGCCGCCCTGCGTCGAAACCTTGTACCCGACACCAATGACCTCAAGGGTCTTGGAGAATCCCTTGCTCACGCCTTCCACCAGATTGGCCAGAAGGGTGCGGCGCAGGCCGTGCTGGGCACGGGCCACCCGGGTGTCATCCAAACGATTGACGGACACCGTGCTCCCCGCAATGGCATAGGCCACCTTGGGATGCGTGGGCGTGCTGAGCTCGCCCTTGGGCCCTTTGACCGTCACCGCTCCTTCCTCGACAGCGACGCTGACGCCGCTGGGGAGGATGATTTCCTTTTTTCCTATCCTGGACATGGTAAGCTCCTCACGCGCCTTTACCGGCTACCAGATCTCGCAGAGCAGTTCACCGCCCACGCGCTGTTCGCGGGCGGATGCGGCAGCCAGAACACCCCGGGATGTGGACAGAATGCTGATGCCCAATCCGTTTTGGACGTCTGGAATACCTTCAGCCCCCACATAGACCCTGCGGCCCGGCTTGCTGATCTTTTTCAAGCCCGCAATGGTGGGCTTGCCGCTGGAATATTTCAGGGTGATGTTCAAATTGAGGCCTTCCACGGCATAGTCAGCGATGTAGCCTTCGTCCTTGAGGATGGTGGCGATGGACGCCTTCATCTTCGAGGCGGGCATGATCACGGCCGCGTGGAGTGCCTGATGGGCATTGCGAATACGCGCGAGCATGTCGGCGATGGGGTCGACAACGGACATTTCCCTTTCTCCTTCGCTTACCAGCTCGATTTCCGCACGCCGGGAAGTTCGCCAGCCAGCGACATGTTTCTGAAACAAATACGGCACACGCCGAACCTGCGTAAATACGCCCTGGACCGGCCGCATATGGGGCAACGGTTGTATGCCCTTGCAGAAAATTTCGGCTTGCGGCGGGCTTTGACCATGAGTGCTGT
Above is a genomic segment from Desulfolutivibrio sulfodismutans DSM 3696 containing:
- the rplR gene encoding 50S ribosomal protein L18 produces the protein MKLTKEQARKRRTVRIRKKISGVPERPRLVVYRSNRHIYAQVVDDIAGQTLASASTLALCKDGEALKLDKASATRVGREVAQRAKERGIEAVVFDRNGYLYHGRIKALADGAREGGLKF
- the rplF gene encoding 50S ribosomal protein L6, with translation MSRIGKKEIILPSGVSVAVEEGAVTVKGPKGELSTPTHPKVAYAIAGSTVSVNRLDDTRVARAQHGLRRTLLANLVEGVSKGFSKTLEVIGVGYKVSTQGGTVSLSVGFSHQVEFKLPQGIEAKVEGNKLTLAGIDKQLVGETAARIRRVRPPEPFKGKGIKYETETIRRKAGKSGGKK
- the rpsH gene encoding 30S ribosomal protein S8, which codes for MSVVDPIADMLARIRNAHQALHAAVIMPASKMKASIATILKDEGYIADYAVEGLNLNITLKYSSGKPTIAGLKKISKPGRRVYVGAEGIPDVQNGLGISILSTSRGVLAAASAREQRVGGELLCEIW
- a CDS encoding type Z 30S ribosomal protein S14, translated to MARTALMVKARRKPKFSARAYNRCPICGRSRAYLRRFGVCRICFRNMSLAGELPGVRKSSW